AATTCAGCCCCGGTAGCTTCGTAGAAAACCGCCTGAAGAGCGTAAGAGCAAATGATGGGTGTTATTTTGGGGTCTCCGTACTCGACAAACCTCCCCTCATACATGCGGTCGAGCTCATCCGTATCTTTACCGCTTTGTATTAAAGCGCCTTTAATAAAATAATACTCCCTCGGCTTTGCCGGAGCCTCCACCACGCCGGAGGTTGAAATAAGGGCCGGATTGCCTCCGAGCAGAACCCTTGCATGATATCTCCTGCTCTCGAATGTACCGAATAGACGGCCTGTGAATATAACATGCAAGAATCCTTTCCCCCATTCATCGGGGACTTTATCGGCCAGGGCTTTATGGAAAATTCTCTGAAGCCAGAGGCCGTCGTAGAACTCACCGAGATTACTTTTCTTACCCGTAATTTTGTCTATTTCAGATAATGCCTGCTCCCTGGCCGCACGTCCGATCTCATCTTGCGGTGCGGAGATATCATGAATCCTGGAAGCGGCAAGCAATTCAGCCACGCGGTAGGAACTCTCCTCAGAAAGAAGAAGGAAATCGAAAAAATTCCCGCGGCTAAAAGCGGGAACCCCGAACCTTTCCAGATGATCCAGAGTGTTTTGTATATTAAGCGGCGCTGAGGGGAAATCGGTATAGATATATACTTTCGGTACTCGATTCATCGGGGAAACATCACTCTTGGTTGCGAAATAATTAATCGCCCTGAGATATTTCTGCAATGAGCTCTATTTCCACAGGGGAGTTCATGGGCAGCTCGGAAACACCGACGGCAGCCCGGGCATGGCGCCCGTCGTCACCGAATACCTGAAAGAAAAAATCCGATGCTCCGTTAAGCACATTTGCCTGGTTATGAAATCCGGGAGCGCTGGCTACATAACCTGTAATCTTGACTATCCTTTTTATACTTTCCAAACCGCCCAACTCCATGCTCATTACCGAGAGGGCATTTATCGAGCAAACCCTCGCGGCCCTCATGCCATCCTCAATCGATACTTCCGCCCCTACTTTTCCCTCTAATATAAGCTCTCCGTCCGCAAGCGGGAGCTGACCGGACACAAATATCAGGTTGCCGGTAACCGAGGCGGTTTTGTACGAGCCGAGCGGGGTCGGCACATCGGGTATTTGAACGCCCAGCTCGCGCAGTCGATCCTCAACCTTCGCCATCTTGCTCCTCAAACTTAAGAGCAACGTAAATTGTACTGGATCCTCGCTTTACCAGGAACAGAACATTCTGCCCCGCGCTTACGGAATCCATGACTTTTCTGTAATTATCGAGGTTTGCTATCCTCTTTTTATTTATTTCTAGAATAATGTCACCCTGTTGAAGCCCCGCCTCCGCGGCAACGCTTCCCCTTTGGACATTCGTAATGATAACGCCTTCAGAAAGCTCTGTCCTGAACATACGCTGGACCTCAGGCGTTATTTCCTGGACTATGAGTCCGAGGTTCTGTTCAACGGCTCTTTCCTTCAGCCGGCTTGAGCTCTGGGCGACTTCGTCAGGCAGCTCGCCGAGCTCGATTTTCAGGGTCTTTTCTCTCCCGTTTCTAAGCACTTTCAGTTTGGTCTTCGTGCCGGGAGCATATGACGCTACAGACTTTGGAAGCTCGGGCATATTCTGAATTTGACTTCCGTTAAACTCGACAATTACGTCCCCTCTTTTAAGCCCCGCCTTTTCAGCCGGCCCCCCAGGAGTAACATCAGCCACCAGGGCGCCTCTTGGCTCATCCAGGTCTATGCTTTCCGCAATCTCAGGCGTAACCTGCTGTACATACACGCCGATCCAGCCGCGAACCACCTTACCGCTCGACCTGAGCTGAGCAACGACGTCTTTTGCCATATTGATAGGAATCGCAAAACCGATACCCTGCCCGCCCGCTATAATCGCGGTGTTTACACCTATGACCTCGCCGTTAAAGTTGAACAGAGGCCCGCCGCTGTTTCCGGGGTTGATGGCCGCGTCTGTCTGCAGGAAATCGTCATAGGAACCCAGCCCGAGCGATCTTCCCTTTGCGCTGATAATTCCCGCCGTTACAGTGTGCCCGAGTCCGAAGGGATTACCAATGGCGAGCACCCAGTCTCCGATTTCGAGTCCGTCCGAGTCGCCGAAGCTAACAGCCGGCAGCTTGGCTTTTGGTTCTATTTTGAGAAGAGCCAGGTCCGTTTTAGGATCAGTTCCTATTACTTCCGCTTCATAGCTGTCTCCGTTCTCAAATATAACCTTGATATCCGTCGCCCTCTCTACCACATGGTTATTAGTAATAACGTAACCGTCTTCGCTGAATATAAATCCCGAGCCGAGCCCCCTGCCCTTGAATTCCCTCTCGGGTATATCTCCGAAGAATTTCTCGAAGAATTCATTGAAAGGATCGTTCTCTCTGCCCGGAAAGGGGGATTCGGAAGAAAAGCTTCTTCCTTTAGAAACGCTTGTTGTGCTTATATTTACTACTGAAGGACTCAGCTTCTTAACCAGCGGCGATAGAGAATTAAAACCGTTCTGCTGACCGTCCGCCGATTGCTGAAACCCCAGAAAAGATAATGTCACAAGAATCGAGACTATTAATATTCTTGCCGATCTTATCATGGCTTGAATACCTCCGACCATAAAAATTGATAGTTTGTTCGGGGGAACAATGTTCTCCTTTATTCCCTCGATTTTTGTATGAACCCCGGGGTGGATAAAATTCGAATTCCCCGAATTATTTTTAAAATTATAACTGAAGATTCATTTTCATGTGGAATTAACTTAAGTAGCTGCAGGTGTGTAATGACAATAATAATCCGGCGGCAAAGCTACGGTTCTATATCGGTTCCTTGAGCATGCTGTCCCAGTACTTTAAATGCAGCTTATTCGAGTAAAAACGCATCACAAAATTTCTCAACGAAGAAATTACCCTGCTGTCGGCGAAAGCTACTTTGCCCATCATGCGTGATTGATCCTGGATTTTTTTAACACGCGGCTTCCTCCTCGAAACATAACTTTCAAGCGCGTGAGCGACATACCTGGAATCGGTCCTTGCCAGCTCTTCAGCCAATACGGCGGCGGATTCAATCGCCATAGAAACACCGCCTCCCGCTGTGGGCAATACCGCATGCGCCGAATCCCCCACTAGAACGACCCTGCCCCTGTACCACTCCTCCATTCTCAAATCATTGTACTCCGTGTGATAAATAGCGTCAGGATCATCTATCTCTGCGAGCAAATCGGGGACTATTCCCCCGAAGTCCTTAAAATTCTCCTCGATGCGTCCTACACGGTTTTCAACAGGATCAGGCACGCCCCTAGGGCTGCGGATACTCGTAAAAACGGACAGGCGACCCCTGGTGGGCCAGATGCCTAAAAATTTACCCGTCCCCCAGTACTCCGCTATCTGCGCGGATTTAAGAAGGCCGGATTTTACCCAGAAACTCCATCCCGTCATGCCGCTGTATGAAAGCGGTACCTCTCCAAATATCATATTTCTTGTTTCGGACCGCACACCGTCGCATCCGACTACAAGGTCGTAAATCTCTTCAGTCCCGTCGCTGAAGACTGCAAAAACTTCCTCGCCCATTTGCTCGATTTTCTCAACTGTCGTGTTCATGCGTATGGCCGAGGGATCGACAGCTTCCCTCAAAACGTTAATCAGCTCAGGCCTGTATATGCTTATCATCGGCCCGTATTTCTCAGTGACCTTCTGAACGGAATAAGAGTGAAGCATTTCGCCCTTCTCGTTCCTGACGTTATAAGTCGAAAACGGGAGGCCCGCGTCGATAAGGTTTCTGTAGACCCCGAGCCCCTTCAGCACTCGGCTGCCCGAAGGCCAAAGGACTATAATATATCCGACATTCCCGTATTCCGGGATACGTTCCACTACGGTGGGCTTGAATCCCCTCTGCTGCAGCAAGCCCGCCAGGGTTAGACCGGCTATACCGCCGCCGATTATTAGAATGCGCATTTCGGGCCCGTACCGTACAGCAGGGCCACTTCCTTTGAGCTCGTTTAATTTCATTTATAACTTCCGTTAGACGGGCGTAATCGCCATCTCCATTGTATTCGTAAAATTCAAATTTTGAATTAAGACTGAGACTTAATTATACCAGCAAATTATTTTTTTAGTATCAATACTGCGGCACCTCGCCTCGTGTATCGCCGCAGATTTCAAGCTCCAGCCCGTCCGGATCAAGAAAGTGGTATGCCTGCACCTTCCCGTCTTCACCTATCTTTTCTTCTATGAAATTAACGCCCCTTTCCTTCAAAATATTGCCGGCCTTCTCAACATCGTCAACGCCGAAAGCGATATGATTCACGCCTCCTGCGGATCCGCCATCCGAGGCTTTTCTGTTTTTATCCTCGGTCATCGCCAGAATAACTTTCGACTTTGTCCCTATAAAGGTTTTTTTCTCGCCCCCTTCCGTGCGCCCGTCCCTGATTAGCCTCAAACCGAGGACTCCGGTATAAAACTCAACCGCAACGTCCATATCACTGACTACAATCGCTATGTGATCTATATCCTTGACGATATCATTTCCGCCTATTATGTTACGAAGCCATTTCATTTTTACACCCGGATGCGGCCGGAATATATTATCTTACACCGAATTTTTTTACCAGAATCAGGCCGATCCCAATCACTACAATGACAATGAAAACACCCATAACCAGATAACTTCTCGTTACCGAGTAAATAAAACTGGAATTGACTTCCACTACTTTTTCAAAAATCTCGTGTTCGTTTACCACTTCATTGTGCTCGGCATCCTCTAATACAATCTGAACGGAGAGGAGAAGAGACTGAAACCCGCTCTCAAGCGGCGTAACCGTCCATGCCCATTTCGTACTCAATTCTTCCCCTGAAACCTCTTTAATCTCCAGACCTTCGAACATAGCTTGCCCACCACCGTCGACGGCGGAAGAGGAATCCGAAAGGGACCTGACGTCGAACTCCTTGCCTCTTAACCGCACCCCGACGTCCCGCCCCAATTTAAAATGATTAAATCCTTCGGTGCCGTTCTCCTTGATGCTTTCCGACAAATCACTTATGAACGAGTAAGGAAAGTCCGCCTCTATGATATAAGTC
The genomic region above belongs to Deltaproteobacteria bacterium and contains:
- a CDS encoding RidA family protein, whose amino-acid sequence is MAKVEDRLRELGVQIPDVPTPLGSYKTASVTGNLIFVSGQLPLADGELILEGKVGAEVSIEDGMRAARVCSINALSVMSMELGGLESIKRIVKITGYVASAPGFHNQANVLNGASDFFFQVFGDDGRHARAAVGVSELPMNSPVEIELIAEISQGD
- a CDS encoding DegQ family serine endoprotease, with translation MIRSARILIVSILVTLSFLGFQQSADGQQNGFNSLSPLVKKLSPSVVNISTTSVSKGRSFSSESPFPGRENDPFNEFFEKFFGDIPEREFKGRGLGSGFIFSEDGYVITNNHVVERATDIKVIFENGDSYEAEVIGTDPKTDLALLKIEPKAKLPAVSFGDSDGLEIGDWVLAIGNPFGLGHTVTAGIISAKGRSLGLGSYDDFLQTDAAINPGNSGGPLFNFNGEVIGVNTAIIAGGQGIGFAIPINMAKDVVAQLRSSGKVVRGWIGVYVQQVTPEIAESIDLDEPRGALVADVTPGGPAEKAGLKRGDVIVEFNGSQIQNMPELPKSVASYAPGTKTKLKVLRNGREKTLKIELGELPDEVAQSSSRLKERAVEQNLGLIVQEITPEVQRMFRTELSEGVIITNVQRGSVAAEAGLQQGDIILEINKKRIANLDNYRKVMDSVSAGQNVLFLVKRGSSTIYVALKFEEQDGEG
- a CDS encoding FAD-dependent monooxygenase — its product is MKLNELKGSGPAVRYGPEMRILIIGGGIAGLTLAGLLQQRGFKPTVVERIPEYGNVGYIIVLWPSGSRVLKGLGVYRNLIDAGLPFSTYNVRNEKGEMLHSYSVQKVTEKYGPMISIYRPELINVLREAVDPSAIRMNTTVEKIEQMGEEVFAVFSDGTEEIYDLVVGCDGVRSETRNMIFGEVPLSYSGMTGWSFWVKSGLLKSAQIAEYWGTGKFLGIWPTRGRLSVFTSIRSPRGVPDPVENRVGRIEENFKDFGGIVPDLLAEIDDPDAIYHTEYNDLRMEEWYRGRVVLVGDSAHAVLPTAGGGVSMAIESAAVLAEELARTDSRYVAHALESYVSRRKPRVKKIQDQSRMMGKVAFADSRVISSLRNFVMRFYSNKLHLKYWDSMLKEPI
- a CDS encoding VOC family protein; its protein translation is MKWLRNIIGGNDIVKDIDHIAIVVSDMDVAVEFYTGVLGLRLIRDGRTEGGEKKTFIGTKSKVILAMTEDKNRKASDGGSAGGVNHIAFGVDDVEKAGNILKERGVNFIEEKIGEDGKVQAYHFLDPDGLELEICGDTRGEVPQY